In one Aeromicrobium erythreum genomic region, the following are encoded:
- a CDS encoding carbon starvation CstA family protein: MSTRTPTAPQPIGTGGGSSRIRTIVVWSAVALVGAVCWAVLALSRGEDVSALWILFAALSSYAIAYRFYSRFIARKVLEVDDTRATPAERLENGVDYEVTDRRVLFGHHFAAIAGAGPLVGPVLAAQMGYLPGTIWIIVGVILAGAVQDMVVLFLSMRRDGKSLGQMVRDEIGVVGGTAALIAVFAIMIIILAVLALVVVNALAESPWGVFSIGLTIPIALFMGFYLRYLRPGRVLETTAIGVVLLLLAIVGGGYVDQLGLGDALTLSKEHLVIALVVYGFVASILPVWMLLTPRDYLSTFMKIGVIVLLAVGLVIAAPTLQADAVTSFAVDGDGPVFAGKLFPFVFITIACGALSGFHALIASGTTPKMIAKESHVRMIGYGGMLMESFVAISALIAAVVIDQGLYYAMNAPAGATGGTPEGAAAFVSQLGFTITPGDLTAAAASIEESTLVSRTGGAPTLAFGLSQVFHQAFGGNLQAFWYHFAIMFEALFILTAVDAGTRVGRFMLQDTIGNVWTRFGDVSWRPAAWSASAVTVGAWGYFLYIGISDPLGGINQLFPLFGIANQLLAAIALTLCVTLLLKHGKLRWVWVPGIPLAWDLVVTMTASWQKVFSDNPAIGYFAQADRYREARDAGDVLAPAADPGQMDQIIRNSTTNGVIQAVFALLVIVVVANAVVIWVRAVRVGSLPTTEVPHTPSQIVAPADFVATREEKEAVAAWEAERGELTGQRGHR; encoded by the coding sequence ATGAGCACCCGCACCCCGACCGCCCCGCAGCCCATCGGCACCGGTGGCGGGAGCAGCCGGATCCGCACCATCGTCGTCTGGTCGGCGGTCGCCCTCGTCGGCGCCGTCTGCTGGGCCGTCCTCGCGCTCTCGCGCGGCGAGGACGTGTCGGCGCTGTGGATCCTGTTCGCCGCCCTGTCGTCGTACGCCATCGCGTACCGCTTCTACTCGCGGTTCATCGCGCGCAAGGTCCTCGAGGTCGACGACACGCGCGCGACCCCGGCCGAGCGCCTGGAGAACGGCGTCGACTACGAGGTGACCGACCGTCGGGTGCTGTTCGGCCACCACTTCGCCGCCATCGCCGGCGCCGGTCCGCTCGTCGGTCCCGTGCTCGCGGCGCAGATGGGCTACCTGCCGGGCACCATCTGGATCATCGTCGGCGTCATCCTCGCCGGCGCCGTCCAGGACATGGTCGTGCTGTTCCTGTCGATGCGCCGCGACGGCAAGAGCCTCGGCCAGATGGTGCGCGACGAGATCGGTGTCGTCGGCGGCACCGCTGCCCTGATCGCCGTCTTCGCGATCATGATCATCATCCTCGCAGTGCTGGCGCTGGTGGTCGTGAACGCGCTCGCGGAGTCGCCGTGGGGCGTCTTCTCGATCGGCCTGACCATCCCCATCGCGCTCTTCATGGGCTTCTACCTGCGCTACCTGCGCCCGGGTCGCGTCCTCGAGACCACCGCCATCGGCGTCGTGCTCCTGCTGCTCGCGATCGTCGGCGGCGGGTACGTCGACCAGCTGGGCCTCGGCGACGCGCTCACGCTGAGCAAGGAGCACCTCGTCATCGCGCTCGTCGTCTACGGGTTCGTCGCGTCGATCCTGCCGGTCTGGATGCTGCTGACGCCGCGCGACTACCTCTCGACGTTCATGAAGATCGGCGTCATCGTGCTGCTGGCCGTCGGCCTGGTCATCGCCGCGCCGACGCTGCAGGCCGACGCGGTCACGAGCTTCGCCGTCGACGGCGACGGTCCGGTGTTCGCGGGCAAGCTGTTCCCGTTCGTCTTCATCACCATCGCCTGCGGTGCGCTGTCGGGCTTCCACGCCCTCATCGCGTCCGGCACGACGCCGAAGATGATCGCCAAGGAGAGCCACGTCCGGATGATCGGGTACGGCGGCATGCTGATGGAGTCGTTCGTGGCCATCAGCGCGCTCATCGCGGCCGTGGTCATCGACCAGGGCCTCTACTACGCGATGAACGCCCCCGCCGGCGCGACCGGCGGCACGCCCGAGGGCGCGGCGGCGTTCGTCAGCCAGCTCGGCTTCACGATCACGCCCGGCGACCTCACCGCCGCCGCGGCGTCGATCGAGGAGTCGACGCTGGTCTCGCGCACGGGCGGCGCTCCGACCCTCGCCTTCGGCCTCTCGCAGGTCTTCCACCAGGCGTTCGGCGGCAACCTGCAGGCCTTCTGGTACCACTTCGCGATCATGTTCGAGGCGCTGTTCATCCTCACCGCCGTCGACGCCGGCACCCGCGTCGGCCGGTTCATGCTGCAGGACACGATCGGCAACGTCTGGACCCGCTTCGGCGACGTCTCGTGGCGGCCCGCCGCGTGGAGCGCGAGCGCCGTCACGGTGGGCGCGTGGGGCTACTTCCTCTACATCGGCATCAGCGACCCCCTCGGCGGCATCAACCAGCTCTTCCCGCTGTTCGGCATCGCCAACCAGCTGCTCGCGGCCATCGCCCTGACGCTGTGCGTGACCCTGCTGCTCAAGCACGGCAAGCTGAGGTGGGTGTGGGTGCCCGGCATCCCGCTCGCGTGGGACCTCGTCGTGACGATGACGGCGAGCTGGCAGAAGGTGTTCAGCGACAACCCCGCCATCGGCTACTTCGCGCAGGCCGACCGGTACCGCGAGGCGCGCGACGCCGGCGACGTGCTGGCGCCGGCGGCCGACCCGGGCCAGATGGACCAGATCATCCGCAACTCCACGACGAACGGCGTCATCCAGGCGGTGTTCGCGCTGCTCGTCATCGTCGTCGTCGCCAACGCCGTGGTGATCTGGGTGCGCGCGGTCCGGGTCGGGTCGCTGCCCACCACCGAGGTGCCTCACACGCCGTCGCAGATCGTCGCGCCGGCCGACTTCGTCGCGACCCGCGAGGAGAAGGAGGCGGTCGCCGCGTGGGAGGCCGAGCGAGGCGAGCTCACCGGCCAGCGGGGTCACCGATGA
- a CDS encoding CstA-like transporter-associated (seleno)protein — protein sequence MSRFARFRRLVREFTGEAAWDDYLAACERDGVEPTTRRAFERHRADRIEHAPMARCC from the coding sequence ATGAGCCGCTTCGCGCGCTTTCGTCGCCTCGTCCGGGAGTTCACGGGCGAGGCGGCGTGGGACGACTACCTCGCGGCCTGCGAGCGCGACGGCGTCGAGCCGACGACCCGCCGCGCCTTCGAGCGCCACCGCGCCGACCGGATCGAGCACGCCCCCATGGCGCGCTGCTGCTGA
- a CDS encoding SRPBCC family protein yields the protein MSERYPDERIETGRVVKAPADTIFAVLRDPWGHVAIDASGMLQSVEGDVVAAVGDRFLVHMDRESYGDIPDLKEYDVTVVIEEYEPDRLITWSIIGRVRPPIGHRWGYRLEPVDGGTQVTSVLDWSHARDDWKDQFPIVDEDGLKATLGILERAARLGYVRGS from the coding sequence ATGAGCGAGCGCTACCCCGACGAACGCATCGAGACCGGCCGCGTGGTGAAGGCGCCCGCCGACACGATCTTCGCGGTGCTGCGCGACCCGTGGGGGCACGTCGCGATCGACGCCTCCGGCATGCTGCAGTCGGTCGAGGGCGACGTCGTCGCCGCGGTCGGCGACCGGTTCCTCGTGCACATGGACCGTGAGTCCTACGGCGACATCCCCGACCTCAAGGAGTACGACGTCACGGTCGTCATCGAGGAGTACGAGCCCGACCGGCTGATCACCTGGTCGATCATCGGCCGGGTGCGCCCACCGATCGGGCACCGCTGGGGGTACCGACTCGAACCCGTCGACGGCGGCACGCAGGTCACGTCGGTGCTCGACTGGAGCCACGCGCGGGACGACTGGAAGGACCAGTTCCCGATCGTCGACGAGGACGGTCTCAAGGCCACCCTCGGGATCCTGGAGCGGGCGGCGCGGCTCGGGTACGTCCGCGGCTCGTAA
- a CDS encoding APC family permease — MSDQTTSAAGGAGQQEELKRSITGRLLFFYVLGDVLGSGIYALIGVMAFTVGGAFWLSFVIGVTVALLTGFAYAELITKYPQAAGAALYTHKAFGNRFLTFMVTFCLLAATIAAAGTLARVFGGTYFQSFVEGASVTLVAIVFIVALSLLNFRGITESVWTNMVMTLIETTGLLIILAVGVVVLAEGDANLQQPFELNEGNPTLVVLSGVALAFFAMTGFENAANIAEETQDPSRTFPRALLGGMTLAGILYMVIAFIASMVAPLDQLTANKGEDGSLLTVVQNGPIPVPELVFSAIALVAVTNTTLVSLVAQSRIMYGMARQGIVPRIFARTHATRRTPWVSIVFTAALVCLLLAVADVDRLATVTVLFLIVVYGMVCLAALTLRGTPVEHEHYSAPIVILVVGVVANVAILVHTMIDDPGSILWCGAIVAIGVVMYGVNAFAMRHQPHALDPTDLSG, encoded by the coding sequence ATGAGCGACCAGACCACGAGCGCAGCCGGGGGTGCCGGGCAGCAGGAGGAGCTGAAGCGGTCCATCACCGGCCGGCTGCTGTTCTTCTACGTGCTGGGCGACGTGCTCGGCTCCGGCATCTACGCCCTCATCGGCGTCATGGCGTTCACGGTGGGCGGCGCGTTCTGGCTGTCGTTCGTCATCGGCGTCACCGTCGCACTGCTCACCGGCTTCGCCTACGCCGAGCTCATCACCAAGTACCCCCAGGCCGCGGGGGCCGCGCTGTACACGCACAAGGCGTTCGGCAACCGGTTCCTGACCTTCATGGTCACGTTCTGCCTGCTCGCCGCCACCATCGCCGCCGCCGGCACCTTGGCGCGGGTCTTCGGCGGCACCTACTTCCAGTCCTTCGTCGAGGGTGCGTCGGTCACGCTCGTCGCCATCGTCTTCATCGTCGCACTCTCGCTGCTGAACTTCCGCGGCATCACCGAGTCGGTGTGGACCAACATGGTCATGACGCTGATCGAGACGACCGGCCTGCTGATCATCCTCGCGGTCGGCGTGGTCGTCCTGGCCGAGGGCGACGCGAACCTGCAGCAGCCGTTCGAGCTCAACGAGGGCAACCCGACGCTGGTCGTCCTGAGCGGTGTCGCACTGGCGTTCTTCGCGATGACGGGCTTCGAGAACGCCGCGAACATCGCCGAGGAGACGCAGGACCCGAGCCGGACCTTCCCGCGGGCGCTGCTCGGCGGCATGACGCTCGCCGGCATCCTCTACATGGTCATCGCATTCATCGCGTCGATGGTCGCGCCGCTCGACCAGCTCACCGCGAACAAGGGCGAGGACGGCAGCCTGCTGACCGTCGTGCAGAACGGCCCCATCCCCGTGCCCGAGCTCGTGTTCTCCGCGATCGCGCTCGTGGCCGTCACCAACACGACGCTGGTCTCGCTCGTGGCGCAGTCGCGCATCATGTACGGCATGGCGCGCCAGGGCATCGTGCCGCGGATCTTCGCCCGCACCCACGCCACCCGCCGCACCCCGTGGGTCTCGATCGTCTTCACCGCCGCCCTCGTGTGCCTGCTGCTCGCCGTGGCCGACGTCGACCGGCTGGCCACCGTGACCGTCCTGTTCCTCATCGTCGTGTACGGCATGGTCTGTCTCGCGGCGCTCACGCTGCGCGGGACGCCCGTCGAGCACGAGCACTACTCGGCGCCGATCGTCATCCTCGTCGTCGGCGTCGTCGCCAACGTGGCGATCCTGGTGCACACGATGATCGACGACCCCGGCTCGATCCTGTGGTGCGGTGCGATCGTCGCCATCGGCGTCGTGATGTACGGCGTCAACGCCTTCGCGATGCGTCACCAGCCGCACGCCCTCGACCCCACCGACCTGTCCGGCTAG
- a CDS encoding universal stress protein has translation MHVLVATDGSKQSLQSATYLRHVVDADSVTKVSVVAVVSPLAAVPFAAEGSADGGVELSFRREAEQATLKVAEALDGWGPPVTTHVYSGAPANEIIKAAKRFDSGLIVLASQSTRTQAVLMGSVSHKVLNQATCPVLVHRPGPKPARKPVRRAAKKA, from the coding sequence ATGCACGTGCTCGTCGCCACGGACGGCTCGAAGCAGTCGCTCCAGTCCGCCACGTACCTGCGCCACGTCGTCGACGCCGACAGCGTCACCAAGGTCAGCGTCGTCGCCGTCGTCAGCCCGCTCGCCGCGGTGCCGTTCGCGGCAGAGGGCAGCGCCGACGGCGGTGTCGAGCTGTCGTTCCGTCGCGAGGCCGAGCAGGCCACGCTCAAGGTCGCCGAGGCGCTCGACGGCTGGGGCCCGCCCGTCACCACGCACGTCTACAGCGGCGCGCCGGCGAACGAGATCATCAAGGCGGCCAAGCGGTTCGACTCCGGCCTCATCGTGCTCGCCAGCCAGAGCACCCGCACCCAGGCGGTGCTCATGGGCTCGGTCTCGCACAAGGTCCTGAACCAGGCCACCTGCCCCGTGCTCGTGCACCGTCCGGGCCCCAAGCCGGCGCGGAAGCCGGTGCGCCGGGCCGCGAAGAAGGCCTGA
- a CDS encoding antibiotic biosynthesis monooxygenase, whose protein sequence is MSEHAPSPVPVTVSVTRHVDPAHEDQMVAWLRAGSELAERFDGFLGSGWVRTSPTSGEWHMLFRFASDADLDVWMSSRQRRWWLDSAQGIADETRLERRTGIEGWFDDPSRVDLEDLRSVPVAPPRWKQMISIFIVFFPLSVVTNEIGVHYLADVWLPLRVLVTVCVMTPLMTYVLLPWVTRLLGPWLHRRPGSR, encoded by the coding sequence ATGAGCGAGCACGCCCCGTCTCCCGTCCCCGTGACCGTGTCGGTGACGCGCCACGTCGACCCTGCGCACGAGGACCAGATGGTCGCGTGGCTGCGGGCCGGCTCGGAGCTGGCGGAGCGCTTCGACGGCTTCCTCGGCTCGGGGTGGGTGCGCACGTCGCCGACGTCGGGGGAGTGGCACATGCTGTTCCGCTTCGCGAGCGACGCCGACCTCGACGTGTGGATGTCGTCGCGGCAGCGCCGCTGGTGGCTCGACAGCGCCCAGGGCATCGCCGACGAGACCCGGCTCGAGCGTCGCACCGGCATCGAGGGCTGGTTCGACGACCCGTCGCGCGTCGACCTGGAGGACCTGCGCTCGGTCCCGGTCGCACCGCCACGGTGGAAGCAGATGATCTCGATCTTCATCGTCTTCTTCCCGCTGAGCGTGGTGACCAACGAGATCGGCGTGCACTACCTGGCCGACGTGTGGCTGCCCCTGCGCGTGCTCGTCACGGTCTGCGTCATGACGCCGCTCATGACGTACGTGCTGCTGCCGTGGGTCACCCGGCTGCTCGGGCCGTGGCTGCACCGTCGGCCCGGGTCGCGCTGA
- a CDS encoding phosphatase PAP2 family protein: MSLTPVGTRTRLGVRAVVLEVALIAVLYVGYSASRMLASDDRGAALDRAKDLLGLEKAWHLDVEQALNTWVVHHDLVAVASSYWYATAHYVVTAVVLVWLFVRRRWLYGRARTSLVVASLAGLACYLTVPMAPPRFVEGYTDVLALHSAAGWWGSDASAPRGMGDLTNELAAFPSLHAGWALWVALALTAAGVGRVWRTLGWAHALVTAFVVVGTGNHWLLDVVGGWAVVAVAWAGVEIVTQRRAPADATAAAPTS; encoded by the coding sequence ATGAGCCTCACTCCTGTCGGCACCCGAACGCGCCTCGGGGTCCGCGCCGTGGTGCTGGAGGTGGCGCTGATCGCCGTGCTCTACGTCGGCTACAGCGCCTCGCGGATGCTCGCCTCCGACGACCGCGGCGCCGCTCTCGACCGTGCGAAGGACCTGCTGGGTCTCGAGAAGGCCTGGCACCTGGACGTCGAGCAGGCCCTGAACACCTGGGTGGTGCACCACGACCTCGTGGCGGTCGCGTCGAGCTACTGGTACGCCACGGCGCACTACGTGGTCACCGCCGTCGTCCTCGTGTGGTTGTTCGTGCGTCGCCGCTGGCTGTACGGGCGCGCGCGCACGTCGCTCGTCGTGGCCTCGTTGGCCGGTCTGGCCTGCTACCTGACCGTGCCGATGGCCCCGCCGCGCTTCGTGGAGGGCTACACCGACGTGCTCGCCCTGCACTCGGCCGCGGGCTGGTGGGGGTCCGACGCGTCCGCCCCGCGCGGCATGGGCGACCTGACCAACGAGCTCGCGGCCTTCCCGTCGCTGCACGCTGGCTGGGCGCTGTGGGTCGCGCTCGCCCTCACCGCGGCCGGGGTCGGTCGGGTCTGGCGCACCCTGGGCTGGGCGCACGCCCTCGTCACGGCGTTCGTCGTGGTCGGGACCGGCAACCACTGGCTGCTCGACGTCGTCGGCGGCTGGGCCGTCGTGGCCGTCGCGTGGGCCGGTGTGGAGATCGTCACCCAGCGGCGGGCACCGGCGGACGCGACGGCGGCGGCACCGACTTCCTAG
- a CDS encoding helicase HerA-like domain-containing protein, which produces MSTADGDGRPTDGDASASDLAAEAAQAAAAAEAAAVEARRRADELARAAAAEQQAGVAVPSDPVPDHSGPQDPVVEEVRAGYAFDGPVVEIGALVVDDVAVPSAPVRIPLGMLNRHGLVAGATGTGKTRTLQLLAEQVSAHGVPVFAADVKGDLSGIAVPGTPSERLTQRCADVGQTWQPLGSPTELLTLGGLGTGVPVRASLESFGPLLLAKVLGLNETQESSLGLVFHHAREQGHRLVDLGDLRSVLTWLVGDGKAELKELGGLSSATVGVILRELVAFADQGADVFFGEPELDVADLLRLAPDGRGVVSLLEVPSVVDRPTLFSTFLLHLLRTLFATLPEVGDVEKPRLVFFFDEAHLLFADASKDFLAQVTQTVRLIRSKGVGIVFVTQTPKDVPSDVLAQLGSRVQHQLRAHTPDDAKALRATVSTYPTSGYDLGELLTRLAIGEAVVTVMDERGAPTPVAWTRLRAPQGSMAPAPADVVAGLVAASPLLPRYGTRVDPPSATEAVEAARGAAEARTEADRAARDAAAEAGRVAREADRLERGPRRRTRSRTTSTGRSTLDRAVGEASRTLARELAKSLFRRRR; this is translated from the coding sequence ATGAGCACGGCTGACGGGGACGGTCGACCCACCGACGGCGACGCGAGCGCGTCCGACCTCGCCGCGGAGGCCGCGCAGGCTGCCGCTGCGGCGGAGGCGGCAGCCGTCGAGGCCCGACGTCGCGCCGACGAGCTGGCACGCGCCGCCGCTGCCGAGCAGCAGGCGGGCGTGGCGGTGCCGTCCGATCCTGTGCCGGACCACTCTGGGCCCCAGGATCCGGTGGTCGAGGAGGTCCGTGCGGGCTACGCCTTCGACGGTCCGGTGGTGGAGATCGGCGCCCTCGTCGTCGACGACGTCGCCGTGCCGTCGGCGCCCGTGCGCATCCCGCTCGGCATGCTCAACCGGCACGGGCTGGTGGCCGGCGCGACCGGCACCGGCAAGACGCGGACGCTGCAGCTGCTCGCGGAGCAGGTCTCGGCGCACGGCGTGCCCGTGTTCGCGGCCGACGTGAAGGGCGACCTCTCCGGCATCGCCGTCCCCGGCACCCCGAGCGAGCGCCTCACGCAGCGGTGCGCCGACGTCGGGCAGACGTGGCAGCCGCTCGGCTCGCCCACGGAGCTCCTGACCCTCGGCGGCCTCGGCACGGGCGTGCCGGTCCGCGCGAGCCTGGAGTCGTTCGGTCCGCTCCTGCTCGCGAAGGTGCTGGGCCTGAACGAGACCCAGGAGTCGTCGCTCGGACTCGTCTTCCACCACGCGCGCGAGCAGGGACACCGGCTCGTCGACCTCGGCGACCTGCGCTCGGTGCTCACCTGGCTCGTCGGCGACGGCAAGGCCGAGCTGAAGGAGCTCGGCGGGCTCTCGTCGGCCACCGTCGGCGTGATCCTGCGCGAGCTCGTCGCGTTCGCCGACCAGGGCGCCGACGTCTTCTTCGGCGAGCCCGAGCTCGACGTCGCCGACCTGCTCCGCCTGGCCCCCGACGGCCGCGGCGTCGTGTCGTTGCTGGAGGTGCCGTCGGTGGTGGACCGGCCGACGCTCTTCTCGACCTTCCTCCTGCACCTGCTGCGCACGCTGTTCGCGACGCTGCCCGAGGTGGGCGACGTCGAGAAGCCGCGCCTCGTGTTCTTCTTCGACGAGGCGCACCTGCTGTTCGCCGACGCGTCGAAGGACTTCCTGGCGCAGGTGACCCAGACCGTGCGGCTCATCCGCTCCAAGGGCGTCGGCATCGTGTTCGTCACGCAGACGCCGAAGGACGTGCCGTCGGACGTGCTCGCCCAGCTCGGGTCGCGGGTCCAGCACCAGCTGCGCGCCCACACGCCCGACGACGCCAAGGCCCTCCGCGCGACCGTCTCGACGTACCCGACGTCGGGGTACGACCTGGGCGAGCTGCTCACCCGGCTGGCGATCGGCGAGGCCGTCGTCACGGTGATGGACGAGCGGGGTGCCCCCACCCCCGTCGCGTGGACCCGGCTGCGGGCGCCGCAGGGGTCGATGGCTCCCGCACCGGCCGACGTCGTCGCGGGACTCGTCGCAGCGTCGCCGCTGCTGCCCCGCTACGGCACGCGCGTCGACCCGCCGTCGGCGACGGAGGCGGTCGAGGCCGCCCGCGGAGCTGCCGAGGCGCGCACCGAGGCCGACCGGGCCGCGCGCGACGCCGCCGCCGAGGCCGGACGCGTGGCCCGTGAGGCCGACCGCCTCGAGCGCGGGCCCCGGCGTCGGACGCGCTCCCGCACGACGTCCACGGGTCGCTCGACGCTCGACCGCGCGGTCGGCGAGGCGTCGCGCACGCTCGCGCGAGAGCTGGCGAAGAGCCTGTTCCGTCGACGTCGCTGA
- a CDS encoding type II toxin-antitoxin system VapB family antitoxin, giving the protein MIFRRVSDGRPYPDHGLSQREWADLSPTQVHLSDLTTTKTQLDLANLLDEDSTYFGDLFAHVVAWNGELFLEDGLHRAVRAALQQRSMLHARVLTIGARR; this is encoded by the coding sequence GTGATCTTTCGGAGGGTGAGCGACGGTCGGCCGTACCCCGACCACGGACTGTCGCAGCGCGAGTGGGCCGACCTGTCGCCCACGCAGGTGCACCTCTCCGACCTCACGACCACCAAGACGCAGCTCGACCTGGCCAACCTGCTCGACGAGGACTCGACGTACTTCGGCGACCTGTTCGCGCACGTCGTCGCCTGGAACGGCGAGCTGTTCCTCGAGGACGGGCTGCACCGCGCCGTCCGCGCTGCCCTGCAGCAGCGGTCCATGCTGCACGCCCGCGTCCTGACGATCGGAGCCCGTCGATGA
- a CDS encoding LytR C-terminal domain-containing protein: protein MNPRSGAVGPLVLLGCALLLVLGLFVGFRLVTAEADTGEAAPTCERRVVEKDDRVTSSLVSVDVYNASSRAGLANRVSINLQRRGFLAGQIGNSDSKVRPRVAAVLTDDPKDPRVRLVGAQFGSRVQYVEPDIPVDEGSVTVVVGDGFRQLGRDVRDTSNDRRFTVCLPTVPAA, encoded by the coding sequence ATGAACCCCCGCAGCGGAGCCGTCGGCCCCCTCGTCCTGCTCGGCTGTGCACTGCTGCTCGTGCTGGGGCTGTTCGTCGGCTTCCGGCTCGTCACCGCCGAGGCCGACACCGGTGAGGCTGCACCCACCTGCGAACGCCGCGTCGTGGAGAAGGACGACCGTGTGACCAGCAGCCTCGTGAGCGTCGACGTCTACAACGCGAGCAGCCGGGCCGGTCTGGCGAACCGCGTCTCCATCAACCTGCAGCGTCGCGGGTTCCTCGCCGGCCAGATCGGGAACTCCGACAGCAAGGTCAGGCCACGGGTGGCCGCCGTGCTCACGGACGACCCGAAGGACCCGCGCGTCCGGCTCGTCGGTGCGCAGTTCGGCTCCCGCGTGCAGTACGTCGAGCCCGACATCCCGGTCGACGAGGGGTCGGTGACGGTCGTCGTCGGCGACGGGTTCCGCCAGCTCGGGCGCGACGTGCGCGACACCAGCAACGACCGTCGCTTCACGGTCTGCCTGCCCACGGTCCCTGCGGCCTGA
- a CDS encoding potassium/proton antiporter, with product MDVHDLDVFLLVGSGVLIAAILAVRLSVSVGLPSLLVYLGLGLVLGEEGLGVQFDDADLALAVGFGALVLILAEGGLTTRWEHVRPAIGLGLLLATLGSVVSVLVVAGAAHYALDLRWEIAVLLAAVLTPTDAAAVFSVLRAVPIAPRVKGVLEAESGLNDAPIVVLVTALSAGEIADGGALSFIGLIVFEIVVGAVVGLAVGFGAARLLRQLALPASGLYPLIVLAFTVLAYGLAVLGHASGFAAVYLCALVLGNTELPHRVATRSFVEGIGWLAQIGLFVMLGLLASPSEFTLWHLWTGLVAGAVLTFVARPLSVLVCATWFRVGWREQLFVGWAGLRGAVPIILATIPLAADVPGSRDLFDIVFVAVVVYTLVQAAPLARLARWCGVLRDDVRDLEVEAAPLERVSADLLQVHVPRGSRLAGVEVGELRLPTGASVSLVVRDGTPFVPHRTTRLVRGDDVLVVATRDVRELTEQRLLDVGRHGRLAGWDAADPA from the coding sequence ATGGACGTCCACGACCTCGACGTGTTCCTCCTGGTCGGCTCGGGCGTCCTCATCGCGGCGATCCTCGCGGTCCGGCTCTCCGTCAGCGTGGGCCTGCCGTCGCTGCTCGTCTACCTCGGTCTCGGACTCGTGCTCGGCGAGGAGGGCCTGGGTGTGCAGTTCGACGACGCCGACCTCGCGCTCGCGGTCGGCTTCGGCGCACTCGTGCTGATCCTGGCCGAGGGCGGTCTGACGACCCGGTGGGAGCACGTGCGCCCGGCGATCGGCCTCGGCCTGCTGCTCGCGACCCTCGGGTCGGTGGTCAGCGTGCTCGTCGTCGCCGGCGCGGCCCACTACGCGCTCGACCTGCGGTGGGAGATCGCGGTCCTGCTCGCCGCCGTGCTCACGCCCACCGACGCGGCGGCGGTGTTCTCCGTGCTGCGCGCCGTGCCCATCGCACCCCGGGTGAAGGGCGTGCTGGAGGCGGAGTCGGGGCTCAACGACGCGCCGATCGTCGTGCTCGTCACCGCGTTGAGCGCCGGTGAGATCGCCGACGGCGGTGCCCTCTCCTTCATCGGGCTGATCGTCTTCGAGATCGTCGTCGGCGCGGTCGTCGGCCTGGCGGTCGGGTTCGGTGCCGCGAGGCTGCTGCGCCAGCTCGCGCTGCCGGCGTCGGGCCTCTACCCACTGATCGTGCTGGCGTTCACGGTGCTCGCGTACGGCCTCGCCGTGCTCGGCCACGCCAGCGGCTTCGCGGCCGTGTACCTGTGCGCGCTCGTGCTCGGCAACACCGAGCTCCCGCACCGCGTCGCCACCCGCTCGTTCGTGGAGGGCATCGGCTGGCTCGCGCAGATCGGCCTGTTCGTCATGCTGGGCCTGCTCGCGAGCCCCTCGGAGTTCACGCTCTGGCACCTGTGGACGGGACTGGTCGCGGGCGCTGTGCTGACCTTCGTCGCCCGGCCGCTGTCGGTCCTGGTCTGCGCCACCTGGTTCCGGGTCGGCTGGCGCGAGCAGCTGTTCGTCGGCTGGGCGGGCCTACGGGGTGCCGTGCCGATCATCCTCGCCACGATCCCGCTGGCCGCCGACGTGCCCGGCTCGCGCGACCTCTTCGACATCGTCTTCGTGGCGGTCGTCGTCTACACGCTCGTGCAGGCCGCGCCACTCGCGCGCCTGGCGCGCTGGTGCGGGGTGCTGCGCGACGACGTGCGCGACCTCGAGGTCGAGGCCGCGCCGCTCGAACGGGTCTCGGCCGACCTGCTCCAGGTCCACGTGCCGCGCGGATCGCGCCTGGCGGGCGTCGAGGTGGGCGAGCTGCGCCTGCCCACAGGGGCGTCGGTGTCGCTCGTCGTGCGCGACGGCACGCCGTTCGTGCCGCACCGCACCACGCGGCTCGTGCGGGGCGACGACGTGCTCGTCGTGGCCACGCGCGACGTCCGCGAGCTCACCGAGCAGCGTCTGCTCGACGTCGGCCGCCACGGACGGCTCGCCGGCTGGGACGCGGCCGACCCTGCCTGA